The following are encoded together in the Chloroflexota bacterium genome:
- a CDS encoding GNAT family protein yields the protein MEHLPRTIRTPRLTLRPFELRDVEPRQAYCNDAEWARYFPLPYPYTRRDAEEFVVGRLVDDWGKDPSWWAADLDGELIGHIGMWPDPQNRHAEVGYAIARPRWGQGFATEVVSAVVNAVFTTTDFERVYARVDVRNGASRRVLEKVGMVQVGEVRGNRVAHGLRVDDAYYAVLKSDWPPAGDASD from the coding sequence ATGGAGCACCTGCCTCGCACGATTCGCACGCCGCGACTGACCCTGCGGCCGTTCGAATTGCGCGACGTTGAGCCCCGCCAGGCCTATTGCAACGACGCCGAGTGGGCTCGCTATTTCCCGCTTCCGTACCCGTATACCCGTCGTGACGCGGAGGAATTCGTCGTGGGGCGGCTGGTGGATGATTGGGGCAAGGATCCGTCGTGGTGGGCAGCCGATCTGGACGGGGAACTGATCGGCCACATCGGGATGTGGCCCGACCCGCAGAACCGCCACGCGGAGGTCGGCTATGCCATTGCCAGGCCGCGGTGGGGCCAGGGCTTCGCCACCGAGGTCGTGAGCGCCGTGGTCAACGCGGTGTTCACCACCACCGACTTCGAGCGCGTCTACGCCCGAGTCGACGTGCGCAATGGCGCCTCACGGCGCGTGCTGGAGAAGGTGGGCATGGTCCAGGTCGGCGAGGTGCGCGGCAACCGCGTCGCGCATGGCCTGCGCGTCGACGACGCCTACTACGCGGTGCTGAAGAGCGACTGGCCGCCCGCGGGAGATGCGAGCGACTGA